The DNA segment ATTTGCGGGTTAAAAGTGTTAACAATCACAACTAAGCACTGATGGCCGACGGCAACAACATGTTTTCTAGCTAacttaaaaggtttttttgtattacatAAACAACTTAATATTGATCACCTAATGATCAgttttcaccaaaaaaaagtattaaacaacatatatatattccgCAAAAACAAACGGAAATTAATTTAGCCAATCAAAAAGGAATAAGCTGACTTTAAAGATTTGATATCAGTAAAAAGCCAAGTTTAggtttaatattataaaaaaaaatcaaattactaTACTCTCAGGAAACTTAATTAATCgattttaggaaaaataaacattcttaaaaatggtacaaaaataaatgatatgaAGGAATTCCTGGAATTCTTTGATTTAATCCTTACGATTTAGTAAGTGACttatttgcaaattattttatattttcagtgtttggcaaataaataatggaacAATAAAGactgtttttaaactttataataTGACAAGTTCCCATGGAAccttttcctttgtttgagTTCAAATGGAAGCCGAGCCCATCAGTGCAACTACGTGCATGGTGGTAAAAGTGTTGCTGGTGCTTTGGGTGGTGAGCATGTGCTGGGTGGTGCAGTGGTGTTTGGTGAACGTGTGGACAGGATCCCAGATCCCAGATCCCAGACTCACCTGCGTAGCCGTGGGCGGCGACGGGCGCCAGGCCGGCATCGTTGCTGATGCTCGAGCGCTGGACGTGCGATTGCGAGTGGGCCGTCTGCACCTGGCTGGCGTAGTCCGACTGCGAGGACTGGCCGTAGTGACCTTTGACCGTGTGCTCCTGGGTGCTGCCCACGGAGGCGTGGTCCACGCTGGGGGCGCTGATCGAATAGGCCGCCGGACCGCCGGGCTTCGCCTGAACGCTGGCGAGGATCGCCACCAGGACCACACAGAGGACAACCTGGCGGATACATAATATATGGTATTTAGTAATTTGGTACTTATGCGgcaattttatataaatcagcaaatgctactgctactgctactgcttcTGTGGCAGGAAATTGCAGGcaaacaaacttttaattaagtt comes from the Drosophila gunungcola strain Sukarami unplaced genomic scaffold, Dgunungcola_SK_2 000066F, whole genome shotgun sequence genome and includes:
- the LOC128264319 gene encoding cuticle protein 21.3 isoform X2; the protein is MAFKVVLCVVLVAILASVQAKPGGPAAYSISAPSVDHASVGSTQEHTVKGHYGQSSQSDYASQVQTAHSQSHVQRSSISNDAGLAPVAAHGYAAPGIIGHGIGLAAPAYPAHAYAAPAYATHLAAPVVKAAVAAPALVHTSVSGHGIHYGY